The Triticum aestivum cultivar Chinese Spring chromosome 7B, IWGSC CS RefSeq v2.1, whole genome shotgun sequence genome window below encodes:
- the LOC123162233 gene encoding cytosolic sulfotransferase 5-like: MSMSMMPLSTDACAAAIGELDITSLPLETRFPPFRLRQYGGFWLLEKFLQGVPAIHSVFEPRPSDVLLASFPKCGTTWLKALAFATRNRAEHPLRGLDYPLRRRNPHDIVQYLELQYAQSMGHVVAALPSPRVLSTHLPYSLLPRRITAEESGCRIVYICRDPKDAFVSSWFFTKKTVAAAAARARIGEEPLPYTFEEAFELFCDGICVSGPQWRHVLGYWEASRRQPEKVLFLRYEEMLRNPESNVKKLAEFMGCAFSVEEEATGVVQDIVELCSLESLKNMDVNKSGSHGPLAHKSFFRKGVAGDWSNHITPVMAERLDKIVVDALQGSGFTFDVAEPSA; the protein is encoded by the coding sequence ATGAGCATGAGCATGATGCCATTGTCCACGGATGCCTGTGCCGCCGCTATTGGCGAGCTTGACATCACCTCGCTTCCACTGGAGACGCGGTTCCCGCCGTTCCGTCTGAGGCAGTACGGCGGGTTCTGGCTGCTGGAGAAGTTCCTCCAGGGCGTTCCGGCCATCCACTCCGTCTTCGAGCCAAGGCCGTCGGACGTCCTCCTCGCGAGCTTCCCCAAGTGCGGCACCACCTGGCTCAAGGCCCTCGCCTTCGCCACGCGCAACCGGGCCGAGCACCCGCTGCGTGGCCTCGACTACCCGCTCCGCCGCCGCAACCCCCACGACATCGTCCAGTACTTGGAGCTGCAGTACGCGCAATCCATGGGCCACGTGGTGGCGGCGCTCCCTTCGCCACGCGTGCTCTCGACACACCTGCCATACTCCCTCCTGCCACGGCGCATCACTGCGGAGGAGTCCGGCTGCAGGATCGTCTACATCTGCCGGGACCCCAAGGACGCATTCGTCTCCTCGTGGTTCTTCACCAAGAAGACAGTGGCGGCGGCCGCTGCGAGAGCACGAATCGGCGAGGAGCCGCTGCCATACACGTTCGAGGAGGCCTTCGAGCTGTTCTGTGATGGCATATGTGTCAGTGGCCCACAGTGGCGCCACGTGCTGGGGTACTGGGAGGCGAGCAGGAGGCAGCCTGAGAAGGTGCTCTTCCTCCGGTACGAGGAGATGCTTCGGAACCCTGAGAGCAACGTGAAGAAGCTGGCGGAGTTCATGGGGTGCGCCTTCTCCGTCGAGGAGGAGGCGACCGGGGTGGTGCAGGACATCGTGGAGCTGTGCAGCCTCGAGAGCCTCAAGAACATGGACGTGAACAAGAGTGGCAGCCATGGTCCATTGGCGCACAAGTCCTTCTTCAGGAAGGGTGTGGCCGGGGACTGGAGCAACCACATCACGCCGGTCATGGCGGAGAGGCTAGACAAGATCGTCGTGGACGCGCTGCAAGGCTCGGGGTTCACCTTTGACGTCGCAGAGCCGTCTGCATGA